A single Streptomyces sp. Edi2 DNA region contains:
- a CDS encoding response regulator transcription factor — protein sequence MRVVLADDSTLLREGLVRLLAEEGHEVAAAVGDADQLIAVLEQAGEQGEKPDAVVVDVRMPPTHTDEGLRAAVQIRELWPEIGVLVLSQYVERRYATELLTDDSEGVGYLLKDRVLQVDEFLDALDRVAAGQAAFDPEVVRQLLRRSRRTDPLGTLTAREREVLGEMAQGYTNAAIAVRLHISLSAVEKHINAIFDKLDLVGTSGYSRRVLAVLRYLGT from the coding sequence GTGCGCGTAGTGCTTGCCGACGATTCGACCCTGCTGCGGGAGGGCCTGGTGCGCCTTCTCGCCGAAGAAGGACATGAGGTCGCGGCAGCGGTCGGCGACGCCGATCAGCTGATCGCCGTGCTGGAGCAGGCGGGGGAGCAGGGCGAGAAACCGGACGCGGTGGTCGTGGACGTCCGGATGCCACCCACACACACCGATGAAGGATTGCGCGCCGCCGTGCAGATCCGGGAGCTCTGGCCCGAGATCGGCGTGCTGGTGCTCTCGCAGTACGTCGAGCGTCGTTATGCGACGGAGCTGCTGACCGACGACAGCGAGGGAGTGGGATATCTGCTCAAGGACCGGGTGCTCCAGGTGGACGAGTTCCTGGACGCGCTGGATCGGGTGGCCGCCGGCCAGGCGGCCTTCGACCCCGAAGTCGTACGGCAGTTACTGAGGCGCAGCCGCCGCACGGATCCGCTGGGCACCCTCACCGCACGTGAGCGGGAGGTGCTGGGTGAGATGGCGCAGGGCTACACCAACGCGGCGATCGCCGTCCGGCTGCACATCTCGCTGAGCGCCGTGGAGAAACACATCAACGCGATCTTCGACAAGCTCGATCTGGTCGGCACGTCCGGATACTCGCGCCGGGTTCTGGCGGTGTTGCGCTATCTGGGGACGTGA
- a CDS encoding histidine kinase — protein sequence MLGMARRGLRLATGLVLGAAMAAAELPFVVLSGLSLLLVLAWPLGRRMVLKHVCGAARLLTENNRSRLRVYVAADTSDAYTDRRALQYLSLRWGLGLLSALVLSAALIGAAYGTSWIFILPLHGVRRPGDLALSTVGGLFLLFLSLQGSFGVAGLEAKLARHFLGPSHQEALERRIEQLATSRAGVIAAVNDERRRIERDLHDGVQQRLVALGMLLGRALRSRDAQRADQLLRQAHEESSQALTELREVAWRVYPTVLDEAGLRAALETVAERSAIAIRLDYELVTEPDTAVATVAYFVVSEAVTNAVKHSDAGRITVRVAPGEDAVLVHIEDDGSGGADSSGTGLFGLARRVAALDGRFQVDSPAGGPTIITAELPCA from the coding sequence ATGTTGGGAATGGCACGGCGCGGATTGCGCTTGGCGACAGGGCTGGTGCTCGGTGCCGCGATGGCGGCGGCCGAGCTCCCCTTCGTCGTACTCTCCGGCCTCTCCCTCCTGCTCGTCCTCGCCTGGCCGCTTGGCCGCCGCATGGTCCTCAAGCACGTGTGCGGCGCGGCGCGGCTCCTGACCGAGAACAATCGAAGCCGTCTCCGCGTCTATGTCGCGGCCGACACATCAGACGCATACACCGACCGCCGCGCGCTCCAATATCTCTCCCTGCGCTGGGGATTGGGCCTGCTGAGCGCTCTCGTCCTGAGCGCGGCACTGATCGGAGCGGCTTACGGCACCTCATGGATCTTCATCCTGCCGCTTCACGGCGTCCGCCGACCCGGTGACCTCGCGTTGTCGACGGTCGGCGGCCTCTTCCTCCTTTTCCTCAGCTTGCAGGGCAGCTTCGGCGTCGCAGGGCTGGAGGCCAAGCTGGCACGGCACTTCCTGGGCCCCAGCCACCAAGAAGCGCTGGAGCGCCGCATCGAGCAACTGGCCACCAGCCGCGCCGGCGTCATCGCCGCGGTCAACGATGAGCGCCGCCGTATCGAGCGCGATCTGCACGACGGTGTGCAGCAGCGGCTGGTGGCCCTGGGGATGCTGCTCGGCCGCGCGCTGCGCAGCCGGGACGCGCAGCGGGCGGACCAACTCCTGCGCCAGGCCCATGAGGAGAGCAGCCAGGCACTGACCGAGCTGCGCGAGGTGGCCTGGCGGGTCTATCCGACGGTGCTGGACGAAGCGGGGCTGCGCGCAGCCCTGGAAACGGTCGCGGAACGCTCGGCCATCGCTATACGCCTCGACTACGAACTTGTCACCGAACCCGACACCGCCGTGGCAACGGTCGCCTACTTCGTGGTCTCCGAAGCCGTCACCAATGCCGTCAAGCATTCCGACGCCGGACGGATAACGGTCCGCGTCGCCCCTGGCGAGGACGCCGTGCTCGTGCACATCGAGGACGATGGATCGGGCGGCGCGGATTCCTCCGGCACCGGCCTGTTCGGGCTGGCGCGCCGGGTCGCCGCCCTCGACGGCCGGTTCCAGGTGGACAGCCCGGCCGGCGGACCGACCATCATCACCGCGGAGCTGCCGTGCGCGTAG
- a CDS encoding DedA family protein, whose amino-acid sequence MIESIGNTAPGWITGLMDTLGAPGAGVAIAAENLFPPLPSEVILPLAGFASARGSMHLASALAWTTLGSVSGALALYGVGALLGHERTVAIASKLPLVRVSDIEKTEHWFRRHGTKAVFFGRMIPLSRSLISIPAGIERMPIPVFLALTTLGSLVWNTIFVLAGYLLGDNWEEVTGYMDVYSKVALAATALAVAVFVVARVSRCGPGARRRG is encoded by the coding sequence ATGATCGAGAGCATCGGAAACACCGCCCCTGGCTGGATCACCGGCCTCATGGACACCCTCGGCGCACCCGGCGCAGGTGTGGCCATCGCCGCGGAAAATCTCTTCCCGCCTCTGCCGAGCGAGGTGATCCTGCCGCTGGCGGGCTTCGCCTCCGCCCGCGGCAGCATGCATCTGGCGTCCGCGCTCGCGTGGACGACGCTCGGCTCGGTGAGCGGCGCCCTGGCGCTGTATGGCGTGGGAGCGTTGCTCGGGCACGAGCGAACTGTCGCGATCGCATCGAAACTGCCGCTGGTAAGGGTGTCGGACATCGAGAAGACGGAGCACTGGTTCCGACGACACGGAACGAAGGCAGTGTTCTTCGGCCGGATGATCCCCCTCTCCCGCAGCCTCATCTCGATACCCGCCGGCATCGAGCGCATGCCGATACCGGTCTTCCTCGCCCTGACCACCCTCGGCAGCCTCGTCTGGAACACGATCTTCGTCCTCGCCGGCTATCTGCTCGGCGACAACTGGGAGGAGGTGACGGGGTATATGGACGTCTATTCGAAGGTGGCCCTCGCGGCAACTGCGCTGGCGGTGGCGGTCTTTGTCGTTGCCCGCGTCAGCCGGTGCGGCCCGGGCGCACGGCGCCGCGGATGA
- a CDS encoding HAD family hydrolase, producing MPDAEAPRLLCVETYERKPLSYMTETAAALLAELAATTTFVPATTRTREQYRRIHLPGPAPEFAICANGGHLLVRGESDPDWQRTVAGRLSAQCAPLDEVRAHLVRTADPAWLRKERVAEDLFAYLVVERPLLPDTWVKDLTGWAGERGWTVSLQGRKIYAVPKPLTKSAAVAEVARRTGASEILAAGDSLLDADLLLAADRAWRPGHGELADSGWQAPHVTALDERGVAAGEEIVRAFIRGAVRPGRTG from the coding sequence ATGCCGGACGCCGAGGCTCCCCGGCTCCTGTGCGTCGAGACCTATGAGCGCAAGCCGCTGTCCTATATGACGGAGACGGCCGCCGCCCTGCTCGCCGAACTGGCCGCCACCACCACCTTTGTCCCGGCCACCACCCGCACCCGCGAGCAGTACCGCCGCATCCACCTCCCCGGGCCCGCCCCCGAGTTCGCCATCTGCGCCAACGGCGGCCATCTGCTCGTACGCGGTGAGTCGGACCCCGACTGGCAGCGCACCGTCGCCGGGCGGCTCTCCGCGCAGTGCGCGCCCCTGGACGAGGTCCGCGCGCACCTGGTCCGCACCGCCGACCCGGCCTGGCTGCGCAAGGAACGCGTTGCCGAGGACCTTTTCGCCTATCTCGTCGTGGAGCGGCCGCTCTTGCCGGACACCTGGGTGAAGGACCTGACCGGCTGGGCCGGCGAACGCGGCTGGACCGTGTCCCTGCAGGGCCGCAAGATCTACGCCGTGCCGAAGCCGCTGACCAAGAGCGCAGCCGTGGCGGAAGTGGCCCGCCGCACCGGAGCGTCCGAGATCCTTGCGGCCGGCGATTCCCTCCTCGACGCCGATCTGCTGCTGGCCGCGGACCGTGCATGGCGGCCCGGCCACGGCGAACTGGCGGACTCCGGCTGGCAGGCCCCTCATGTCACGGCCCTCGACGAACGGGGCGTCGCCGCGGGCGAGGAAATCGTACGGGCCTTCATCCGCGGCGCCGTGCGCCCGGGCCGCACCGGCTGA
- a CDS encoding phosphoribosyltransferase domain-containing protein has protein sequence MTGTTKETEHVVWTGEWVAGRLDVSLSGGDELPELLGLALRRNPKRAHLLVSNVLGKHVPQRPDVVHGAGVGLGRRVRKLLGDEAAARSVVLGYAETATGLGHSVADGLALAPYLHSTRRPVAGVAQVGGFEEEHSHATSHLLLPENRALLAGDGPLVLVDDEFSTGRTVLNTITALHAHFPRERYVVVALVDMRSDADRGHLEKFAAELGARVDLVALAAGGVRLPADVLTRGQELVAAQEALAAARATAPVTGTASEGASSDGAGSGHDAAGSERTDRGPGPADAPPAPGGGADVVRVAFDWPAGLPDGGRHGFTPAHRARLEAALPHMATRIARQLDGARRILVLGSEELMYAPLRIAEALDALLVEEAGGAGPTPNPDGIDAGDGAPGLRRGRLSATTAGPGVFFSTTTRSPVLAVDDPGYAIRTRLSFPAHDKPADGPGERYAYNVAAGADPERGFDAIVAVVDSHGDSPELHATDGLLHRLAEHTGRLLLAVIPSYAPQPQAPSTPHPEPQARPMPLPEPLRGPAFSSYTADEVGWLLQDLSDVTLEAPTEEREEAIQRGGAHYAESLPVEYQPSEQYQALFHSALQTSASRIARAVGTVTETVLAERSPRPVLVSLARAGTPVGVLMRRWALHAHGLELPHYTLSIVRGRGIDTTALRWLADRHDPADVVFVDGWTGKGAITRELAQALADFPGFDPRIAVLADPGGCVETYGTRDDFLIPSACLNSTVSGLISRTVLRDDLVGPDDFHGAKFYRDLASADVSRAFLDAVSARFDEVAAEVAAEAKELAGADRAPTWEGWAAVERISEEYGIHDVNLVKPGVGETTRVLLRRVPWKILARQGAGPDLDHVRLLAEQRGVPVEEVDELPYSCVGLIHPRFTRGATGADGKAVAS, from the coding sequence ATGACCGGTACGACGAAGGAGACGGAACACGTGGTCTGGACGGGAGAATGGGTCGCCGGACGGCTCGATGTCTCGCTGAGCGGCGGGGACGAGCTGCCGGAACTGCTGGGGCTGGCGCTGCGGCGTAACCCCAAGCGGGCCCATTTGCTCGTGTCGAACGTGCTCGGCAAGCACGTGCCCCAGCGGCCGGACGTGGTCCATGGCGCCGGCGTCGGGCTGGGTCGCCGGGTGCGGAAGCTGCTGGGCGACGAGGCCGCTGCCCGCTCCGTCGTCCTCGGCTACGCCGAAACCGCCACCGGCCTGGGACATTCGGTGGCCGACGGCCTGGCCCTCGCGCCGTATCTGCACTCCACCCGCCGGCCGGTCGCGGGCGTGGCGCAGGTGGGCGGGTTCGAGGAGGAGCACAGCCACGCGACCTCGCATCTGCTGCTCCCGGAGAACCGCGCACTCCTCGCCGGGGACGGGCCGCTGGTGCTCGTCGACGACGAGTTCTCCACCGGCCGGACCGTCCTGAACACGATCACCGCGCTGCATGCGCACTTCCCGCGCGAGCGCTACGTGGTCGTCGCCCTGGTCGACATGCGCTCCGACGCGGACCGCGGCCACCTGGAGAAGTTCGCGGCGGAACTGGGCGCCCGCGTCGACCTCGTGGCGCTGGCCGCGGGCGGCGTACGTCTGCCGGCGGACGTCCTGACCCGCGGCCAGGAACTCGTCGCCGCCCAGGAGGCCCTTGCGGCGGCACGGGCCACTGCGCCCGTCACGGGGACCGCGTCCGAGGGAGCGAGCTCCGACGGAGCGGGTTCCGGGCACGACGCCGCTGGTTCCGAGCGCACCGACCGCGGCCCCGGGCCGGCCGACGCACCGCCGGCGCCCGGTGGCGGCGCGGACGTCGTGCGGGTCGCTTTCGACTGGCCCGCCGGGCTGCCGGACGGCGGTCGGCACGGCTTCACACCGGCACACCGCGCCCGGCTGGAGGCCGCTCTGCCCCACATGGCGACCCGGATCGCCCGGCAGCTGGACGGCGCCCGCCGCATCCTCGTCCTCGGCAGCGAGGAATTGATGTACGCGCCGCTGCGGATAGCCGAGGCCCTGGACGCCCTCCTGGTCGAGGAGGCGGGCGGCGCCGGGCCGACGCCGAACCCTGACGGCATCGATGCGGGGGATGGCGCCCCTGGGCTCCGGCGCGGCCGGCTGTCCGCGACGACAGCGGGGCCGGGCGTCTTCTTCTCCACCACCACCCGGTCGCCGGTGCTCGCCGTCGACGACCCCGGTTACGCGATACGGACCCGGCTGTCCTTCCCTGCTCACGACAAGCCGGCCGACGGCCCGGGGGAGCGGTATGCCTACAACGTGGCGGCAGGCGCCGACCCGGAGCGCGGCTTCGACGCCATCGTGGCCGTCGTGGACTCGCACGGAGACTCCCCGGAACTGCACGCCACCGACGGTCTGCTGCACCGGCTTGCCGAGCACACCGGCCGGCTGCTGCTCGCCGTCATCCCCTCGTACGCCCCGCAGCCACAGGCCCCGTCCACGCCGCATCCCGAACCACAGGCCCGGCCCATGCCCCTCCCCGAGCCGCTGCGCGGCCCCGCCTTCTCCTCCTACACCGCTGACGAGGTCGGCTGGCTGCTGCAGGACCTCTCCGACGTGACCCTCGAGGCGCCGACCGAGGAGCGCGAGGAGGCGATTCAGCGCGGTGGCGCCCACTACGCCGAGTCGCTGCCGGTCGAATACCAGCCGAGCGAGCAGTACCAGGCGCTCTTTCACAGTGCGCTGCAGACCTCCGCGAGCCGTATCGCGCGGGCGGTCGGGACCGTCACCGAGACCGTGCTCGCCGAACGCAGCCCGCGCCCCGTGCTGGTGTCGCTGGCCCGGGCCGGCACCCCCGTCGGGGTGCTGATGCGCCGCTGGGCGCTGCACGCGCACGGCCTGGAGCTGCCGCACTACACCCTCTCGATCGTCCGCGGCCGGGGCATCGACACCACCGCGCTGCGCTGGCTGGCCGACCGTCACGATCCGGCGGATGTCGTCTTCGTGGACGGCTGGACCGGCAAGGGCGCCATCACTCGCGAACTCGCCCAGGCCCTGGCGGACTTCCCGGGCTTTGACCCCCGGATCGCCGTGCTCGCCGACCCCGGTGGCTGTGTCGAGACCTACGGCACCCGGGACGACTTCCTCATCCCGTCCGCCTGCCTGAACTCCACCGTCTCCGGCCTCATATCCCGCACCGTCCTGCGCGACGACCTCGTGGGGCCGGACGACTTCCACGGCGCGAAGTTCTACCGCGACCTGGCCTCGGCGGATGTGTCGCGCGCGTTCCTGGACGCGGTCAGTGCCCGCTTCGACGAGGTGGCCGCGGAGGTCGCCGCGGAGGCGAAGGAGCTGGCCGGCGCCGACCGGGCGCCGACCTGGGAGGGCTGGGCGGCCGTCGAGCGGATCAGCGAGGAGTACGGCATCCACGACGTCAATCTCGTGAAGCCCGGTGTCGGCGAGACCACGCGCGTGCTGCTGCGCCGGGTCCCCTGGAAGATCCTGGCCCGGCAGGGGGCCGGGCCCGACCTCGATCATGTGCGCCTCCTGGCGGAACAACGGGGTGTGCCCGTCGAAGAGGTCGACGAACTGCCCTACAGCTGTGTGGGGTTGATCCACCCCCGCTTCACCCGCGGGGCCACGGGTGCCGACGGCAAGGCGGTGGCCTCTTGA
- a CDS encoding HpcH/HpaI aldolase/citrate lyase family protein: MRHFGHLSPDIRKTLFHQEPVEFTADSPARTLAVALGATLYSPATRPRLAADVLKQAARGVTSMVLCLEDSISDGDVEAGEENLVRQLALLDEAADAGADLPLLFVRVRTPGQIPDLVRRMGTAVHRLSGFVLPKFTEERGIPFLEALNAAEGDCARRLFVMPVLESPQLLHLESRAETLAGIARTVDKYRDRVLALRLGVTDFCSAYGLRRAPDMTAYDVQIVASVIADVVNVLGRADGTGFTVTGPVWEYFRLQERMFKPQLRRSPFLGRAEELRTALIEHDMDGLLREIELDRANGLQGKTCIHPSHVAPVHALSVVSHEEFSDAVDILRPERGDGGVLRSAYTNKMNEVKPHRAWAERTLLRAEAFGVAREGIGFVELLTASLPQA, translated from the coding sequence ATGCGTCATTTTGGGCACCTTTCGCCCGATATCCGGAAGACACTGTTCCACCAGGAGCCGGTGGAGTTCACCGCCGACTCCCCGGCCCGCACGCTCGCGGTCGCTCTGGGGGCGACGCTCTACAGCCCCGCCACCCGCCCGCGACTCGCCGCCGATGTCCTCAAGCAGGCCGCTCGTGGCGTGACTTCCATGGTCCTGTGCCTCGAGGACTCCATAAGCGACGGGGACGTCGAGGCCGGCGAGGAGAACCTGGTGCGGCAGCTCGCCCTGCTCGACGAGGCGGCCGATGCGGGTGCGGATCTTCCCCTGCTGTTCGTCCGTGTCCGCACACCCGGCCAAATACCGGACCTGGTCCGCCGGATGGGCACTGCCGTACACAGGCTGTCCGGTTTTGTACTTCCGAAGTTCACCGAGGAGCGTGGCATCCCGTTCCTCGAAGCGCTGAACGCGGCCGAGGGCGACTGCGCCCGGCGGCTGTTTGTGATGCCGGTGCTGGAATCGCCGCAGCTGCTGCATCTGGAGAGCCGCGCCGAGACCCTGGCGGGCATCGCCCGGACCGTGGACAAATACCGGGACCGGGTGCTCGCCCTGCGGCTCGGCGTCACGGACTTCTGCTCCGCCTACGGACTGCGCAGAGCTCCCGACATGACGGCCTACGACGTCCAGATCGTCGCCTCCGTGATCGCCGATGTGGTGAATGTGCTGGGGCGGGCGGACGGCACGGGCTTCACGGTCACCGGCCCGGTGTGGGAGTACTTCCGGCTGCAGGAGCGGATGTTCAAGCCGCAGCTGCGCCGCAGCCCGTTCCTCGGCCGCGCCGAGGAGTTGCGGACGGCCCTGATCGAGCACGACATGGACGGCCTGCTGCGGGAGATCGAACTCGACCGCGCGAACGGTCTGCAGGGCAAGACCTGCATTCACCCCTCGCATGTCGCGCCGGTGCACGCCCTCTCGGTCGTCAGCCATGAGGAGTTCAGCGACGCGGTCGACATCCTGCGTCCCGAACGGGGCGACGGCGGGGTGCTGCGCTCCGCCTATACGAACAAGATGAACGAGGTGAAGCCGCACCGCGCCTGGGCCGAGCGGACCCTGCTGCGCGCCGAGGCGTTCGGGGTCGCCCGGGAAGGCATCGGGTTCGTGGAGCTGCTGACGGCGAGCCTGCCGCAGGCATGA
- a CDS encoding TerD family protein produces MTHAMLKGSNVPLDATAVRAVLRWTPGAGVPDVDASALLVGPEGRVNSDEDFVFYNQPRHPSGLVRHLPKTQLEESLTDTIEADLSALDASVDRVVLAASSDGGAFAGVTDLRVVLYDAAQSDGEPIAVFDVVPETGEETALICGELYRRADSWKFRALGQGYESGLVGLATEFGISVDENEAAADGPPASEAPVSAPPGPEPVAAPTGPEPSSTADPAPGSDPGPSGAPAAPGPAVPGPAASAATPPPSTWPEEASGPPSAAGPQASSASDPEAVTQHVPDAMPEPLSSAPLPSPPTAAPPAPGMAPTSGGYGYPQNVPPPPTQPPTQFPAQPAYGYPGPPPQYQPQQPPLPYGAPPPAQQPPASTYGYPVQQPFVPDPSFVLPPQGPQFQRR; encoded by the coding sequence ATGACGCACGCGATGCTGAAAGGGTCGAACGTACCCCTCGATGCCACGGCTGTCCGGGCCGTCCTGCGCTGGACCCCCGGCGCCGGTGTCCCCGACGTCGATGCCTCGGCCCTGTTGGTGGGACCCGAGGGGCGTGTGAACTCCGACGAGGACTTCGTCTTCTACAACCAACCACGGCACCCCAGCGGCCTGGTGCGGCACCTGCCCAAGACTCAGCTCGAGGAGAGTCTGACCGACACCATCGAGGCGGATCTGTCGGCGCTGGACGCATCGGTGGACCGGGTCGTGCTGGCCGCGTCGTCGGACGGTGGCGCGTTCGCGGGCGTCACGGATCTGCGGGTCGTGCTGTACGACGCGGCGCAGAGCGACGGCGAGCCGATCGCGGTCTTCGACGTGGTTCCCGAGACGGGCGAGGAGACGGCCCTGATCTGCGGGGAGTTGTACCGGCGCGCCGACAGCTGGAAATTCCGCGCCCTGGGGCAGGGGTACGAGAGCGGTCTGGTCGGCCTGGCGACCGAGTTCGGGATCTCGGTGGACGAGAACGAAGCCGCCGCCGACGGTCCGCCGGCCTCGGAAGCGCCGGTGTCGGCGCCGCCCGGCCCCGAACCCGTGGCGGCACCCACCGGCCCGGAACCGTCGTCGACCGCCGACCCGGCCCCGGGGAGCGATCCCGGCCCGTCCGGCGCCCCGGCGGCCCCCGGCCCGGCAGTGCCCGGCCCCGCCGCCTCCGCCGCGACCCCGCCGCCCAGCACCTGGCCCGAGGAGGCCTCCGGCCCCCCGTCCGCCGCGGGCCCCCAGGCCTCTTCGGCGTCGGATCCGGAAGCGGTCACCCAGCATGTGCCGGACGCCATGCCCGAGCCGCTGTCGTCCGCACCGCTTCCCTCACCCCCCACCGCGGCGCCCCCGGCGCCGGGAATGGCGCCCACGAGCGGCGGCTACGGCTATCCGCAGAACGTTCCGCCACCGCCGACGCAGCCCCCCACGCAGTTCCCGGCCCAGCCCGCCTACGGCTACCCGGGACCGCCGCCCCAGTACCAGCCGCAGCAGCCGCCGCTCCCGTACGGCGCTCCGCCCCCGGCCCAGCAACCGCCGGCCTCGACGTACGGCTACCCGGTGCAGCAGCCCTTCGTACCGGACCCGTCCTTCGTTCTGCCGCCCCAGGGCCCGCAGTTCCAGCGCCGTTAG
- a CDS encoding Tellurium resistance: protein MGKVSFLGYLRRGGAAKFDFDSGGASYVVELTKRNPVVSLTKQGAASGHLRVNLHWQMRPSDLHERSGPGRGGLLRHPGKLFKPEIVQAQGPAVVNVDLDLACLYELRDGTKGVVQPLGNFLGDLNGAPFVKLSGDDRFGSGSGETLYINLDHRDEIKRMLIFVYIYDGTPAFDRTHAVVTLYPSSGPRVEVKLDERAPQARSCAIFMLENVKGELTVRREVKYVYGFQAELDRLYGWGLQWGRGYKTNA from the coding sequence GTGGGCAAGGTGTCGTTCCTGGGGTATCTGCGGCGCGGTGGCGCTGCGAAGTTCGACTTCGACAGCGGCGGCGCGTCCTACGTCGTCGAGCTGACGAAACGGAATCCGGTCGTTTCCCTGACCAAGCAGGGGGCGGCCAGCGGGCATCTGCGGGTCAATCTGCACTGGCAGATGCGGCCCTCGGACCTGCACGAGCGGAGCGGGCCGGGCAGGGGCGGCCTGCTGCGGCATCCGGGCAAGCTGTTCAAACCGGAGATAGTGCAGGCGCAGGGGCCGGCCGTGGTCAATGTCGACCTGGACCTGGCCTGTCTGTACGAGCTCAGGGACGGCACCAAGGGCGTGGTGCAGCCGCTGGGGAACTTCCTGGGCGATCTCAACGGGGCGCCCTTCGTCAAGCTCAGCGGCGATGACCGCTTCGGTTCGGGGTCCGGCGAGACGCTGTACATCAACCTGGATCACCGCGACGAGATCAAGCGCATGCTGATCTTCGTCTACATCTACGACGGCACGCCCGCCTTCGACCGTACGCATGCGGTCGTGACGCTCTACCCGAGCAGCGGACCACGGGTGGAGGTCAAGCTGGACGAGCGGGCGCCACAGGCCCGGTCCTGCGCCATCTTCATGCTGGAGAACGTCAAGGGCGAGCTGACGGTGCGCCGCGAGGTGAAGTACGTCTACGGCTTCCAGGCGGAGCTCGACCGGCTGTACGGCTGGGGGCTGCAGTGGGGGCGGGGCTACAAGACGAACGCCTGA
- a CDS encoding DUF475 domain-containing protein has translation MLLKTFGWSFAITAIGLALAGVLWGWQGLAIVGILSVLEISVSFDNAVINAGILRKMNAFWQKIFLTVGILVAVFGMRLVFPVVIVAITAKLGPIEAVNLAINDKAHYQELVTSAHPAIAAFGGIFLLMIFLDFIFEERDYKWLSWIEKPMAKMGKLDMLSVIIGLVVLLVSAMTVATAAAHGAGDKSATVLLSGVAGMITYLVVGGISGYFEAKLEDEDEEGEEAAAAPAKNGTGAAVGLAGKAAFFMFLYLEVIDASFSFDGVIGAFAITNDIFMMALGLGIGAMYIRSLTVFLVRKGTLDDYVYLEHGAHYAIGALAVILLATIKYEIPEVVTGLVGITLIGLSFASSVIRNRREGKPGDTSESTSEVTSGV, from the coding sequence GTGCTCCTGAAAACCTTTGGCTGGTCATTCGCCATCACGGCGATAGGCCTCGCCTTGGCGGGCGTGCTCTGGGGGTGGCAGGGGCTCGCGATCGTCGGGATCCTGTCCGTCCTGGAGATCTCCGTCTCGTTCGACAATGCCGTGATCAACGCGGGCATCCTGCGCAAGATGAACGCCTTCTGGCAGAAGATCTTCCTCACCGTCGGCATCCTCGTCGCGGTGTTCGGCATGCGGCTGGTGTTCCCGGTCGTCATTGTCGCGATCACCGCGAAGCTGGGGCCGATCGAGGCGGTCAACCTCGCCATCAATGACAAGGCGCATTACCAGGAACTGGTCACCAGCGCGCACCCGGCCATCGCGGCCTTCGGCGGAATCTTCCTGCTGATGATCTTCCTCGACTTCATATTCGAGGAGCGCGACTACAAGTGGCTGTCCTGGATCGAGAAGCCCATGGCCAAGATGGGCAAGCTCGACATGCTGTCCGTCATCATCGGGCTGGTCGTCCTGCTGGTGAGCGCGATGACGGTGGCCACCGCCGCCGCGCACGGTGCCGGTGACAAGAGCGCCACGGTCCTGCTGTCCGGTGTCGCGGGCATGATCACCTATCTCGTCGTCGGCGGCATCTCCGGCTACTTCGAGGCCAAGCTCGAGGACGAGGACGAAGAGGGCGAGGAGGCCGCGGCGGCTCCCGCGAAGAACGGCACCGGCGCGGCCGTGGGCCTGGCCGGCAAGGCCGCGTTCTTCATGTTCCTCTACCTCGAGGTCATCGACGCGTCCTTCTCCTTCGACGGCGTCATCGGCGCCTTCGCGATCACCAACGACATCTTCATGATGGCGCTGGGCCTGGGCATCGGCGCGATGTACATCCGTTCGCTGACCGTCTTCCTGGTCCGCAAGGGGACCCTGGACGACTACGTCTACCTGGAGCACGGCGCCCACTACGCGATCGGCGCGCTGGCCGTGATCCTGCTGGCCACGATCAAGTACGAGATCCCCGAGGTCGTCACCGGCCTGGTGGGCATCACGCTGATCGGCCTCTCCTTCGCCTCGTCCGTGATCAGGAACCGGCGCGAGGGGAAGCCGGGGGATACCTCGGAGTCGACGTCGGAAGTCACCTCCGGAGTGTGA
- a CDS encoding TerD family protein, with protein MSVTLAKGGNVSLSKAAPNLTQIMVGLGWDARSTTGAPFDLDASALLCRSGRVLGDEYFVFYNNLKSPEGAVEHTGDNLTGEGEGDDESVLVDLSQVPEQVDKIVFPVSIHDADARGQSFGQVSNAFIRIVNQADGSELARYDLSEDASGETAMIFGEVYRYNAEWKFRAVGQGYASGLRGIALDFGVNVS; from the coding sequence ATGAGCGTCACGCTCGCCAAGGGGGGAAACGTCTCCCTTTCCAAGGCCGCTCCGAATCTCACGCAGATCATGGTCGGCCTCGGCTGGGACGCACGGTCCACGACCGGAGCACCCTTCGACCTCGACGCCAGCGCGCTGCTGTGCCGGTCGGGCCGGGTGCTGGGGGACGAGTACTTCGTCTTCTACAACAACCTCAAGAGCCCCGAGGGCGCCGTCGAGCACACCGGGGACAATCTCACCGGCGAGGGGGAGGGCGACGACGAGTCGGTCCTGGTGGATCTCTCGCAGGTGCCCGAGCAGGTCGACAAGATCGTCTTTCCGGTCTCGATTCATGACGCCGATGCGCGCGGCCAGAGCTTCGGCCAGGTCAGCAATGCCTTTATCCGTATCGTCAATCAGGCCGACGGCAGTGAACTCGCCCGTTACGACCTCAGCGAGGACGCCTCCGGCGAAACCGCGATGATCTTCGGTGAGGTGTACCGCTACAACGCCGAATGGAAGTTCCGGGCGGTAGGACAGGGGTACGCGTCGGGTCTGCGGGGCATCGCTCTAGACTTCGGGGTCAACGTTTCGTAA